ATGTTGGCGGAGAAGAACGCCCACTGCCCCAGCGCCTGGCCCCAGGAGATGGTGGCCACGTCGGAGATGTCATCCAACCCGCTGAGCGCGATCACCGACATCGGCACCGCCGCCAGCAAAATGAAGGTCACCACCATGCCGACGATGATCGCCTTCGGCAGCTGCTCGGGCTTGTCGGCAAAGCCGCGCGCCATTTCCGGCACGATGTACTGCGCCGAGAAGCAAAACACCACCACGTTGAACACCGGCACCATATAGCGCCAGTCACCGTCCAGCAGGTTGCGCATCTGGGTGGTGTCTTTCAGCAGCGTTGCCGCCACCAGCGCGCTCAGCATCACCACCATGCCGATGCTGATGAACTTCTCGCCGCGGCCGATCGCTTTCAAACCGAGGTACAGCACACCGGCGGCGGGCACGAAGAACAGCAGGCTGCCCAGCGCCGGCGAGATGCCGAACAGCGATTGCAGCAGCTTGCCGCTGCCGGTCATATAGGCGGTGAGCGCCCCGACGCTGTTGACGCACACCGAAGCGAACATCAACCAGGCGCCCAGGCCGCCGACGTAACGCTTCGCCAGCCCGCTCAGCTGCAGATGTGCGCGGGTGCGCAGCGTGGATTCGGCGACGTACAGCATGGTGATGGTGGTCAGGCTTCCCACCAGCACCAGCCAGAACAGCAGCGGCAGGAAACCGGCCTTGCTGGAAGCGTAGGCGATGGAGAGCACCCCGGCACCAATGTTGGTGCCGACGATCATCGCCACCCCTTCGAGGAAACTTAACGATTTGGCGGGTGCAGGTGCTCGCACCCCGGCGGCAAGCGCCGGAGAAACAGAGATATTATCAGACATGCATCATCCTTTATCACCCGGCGACGCTGGCCGCCGGGATGGGTTAACGTCCTGACGCTCAACAGCTCACATCGATACACAGGTATTTCAGCTCCAGATATTCTTCTATCCCGTAGCGCGATCCTTCACGCCCGAGCCCTGACTGTTTCACGCCGCCGAACGGCGCCACTTCGTTGGAAATCAGCCCGGTGTTGATGCCGACCATGCCGTACTCCAGCGCTTCCGGCACGCGCCACTGGCGCGCGGCGTTCTGCGTGAACAGGTAGGCGGCCAGGCCGAATTCGGTGTCGTTGGCCATGGCGATGGCTTCCGCCTCGTCATGGAAGCGGAACAGCGGCGCCACCGGCCCGAAGGTCTCTTCTTTGGCGAAGCGCATCTTCTGCGTTACGCCGGTCACCACCGTCGGCTGGAAGAAAGTGCCGCCGAGCGCGTGCGGTTGGCCGCCGGTGGCGATCTGCGCCCCTTTGATCAACGCGTCGTCGATATGGCTCTGCACCTTCGCCACCGCATCGCTGTCGATCAGCGGCCCCTGGGTGGTGCCTTCCTGGCTGCCGTCGCCGACTTTCAACTGCTCGACCGCCGCAACCAGTTTCTCCGCCAGCCGCTCGTAGATGCCGTCCTGCACGTAGATACGGTTAGCGCAGACGCAGGTCTGGCCGCTGTTGCGGAACTTGGAGGCCATGATGCCCGCCACCGCCGCGTCCAGATTGGCGTCGTCGAACACGATGACCGGCGCGTTACCGCCCAGCTCCAGCGACAGTTTCTTGATGCTCGGCGCGCACTGCGCCATCAGGATGCGGCCGACCTCGGTCGAACCGGTAAAGCTCAGCTTGCGCACCACCGGGCTGTCGCACAGCACCTTGCCCACCTGTGCCGCTTCACCGGTCACCACCTGCAAAACGCCGGCGGGAATACCGGCGTCCTGCGCCAGCTTGGCCAGCGCCAGCGCGGTCAACGGCGTTTGCTCGGCCGGTTTGACGATGATGGCGCAACCGGCCGCCAGCGCCGGCGCCACCTTGCGGGTGATCATCGCCGCCGGGAAGTTCCACGGGGTGATGGCCGCGCACACGCCGATCGGCTGCTTCACCACCACCAGGCGCTGCGAAGCCTGTGGCGCCTGCAATACTGCGCCGTCCACCCGCTTGGCCTCTTCGGCGAACCAGGTGATGAACGACGCGGCGTAGGCCACTTCACCGCGCGCTTCCGCCAGCGATTTGCCCTGCTCGGCGGTCATCAGCTGCGCCAGATCTTCCTGCGCAGCCAACACCTTGTCGGCCCAGGCCAACAGCAGCGCGGAACGCTGCTTGGCGGTCAGCTGTTTCCACTCGTTTTGCGCCTGCTGCGCCGCCGCGATCGCCTGCTGGGTTTCCTCTTCGCTGACCAGCGGAATGCTGGCCAGTTCGGCGCCGGTGGCCGGGTTGATCACCGCTTCGCGCTTGCCGCTCAGGGCATCGCACCATTCGCCGTTGATCAGACACTGGCTGCGCAGCAGCTCGGGATTGTTCAATTTCATGCCGTTCGCTCCTTAGTGGGCCAGCGCGCGAGACAGGATGCCCATCGCCTTGGTGAACTGATCGTCCGGGATGGTCAGCGGGTACAGGAAGCGGATCACGTTGCCGTTCACGCCGCAGCTCAGCAGCAGCAGCCCTTCCTCCATCGCCTTCTGCTGCACCTGACGGGTGATCTCCGCCGAAGGCTTGCCGGTGGCCGGATCGTTGAATTCCACCGCCACCATTGAGCCTTGCGCGCGCACATCGGCGATCGCCGGGCTGGTTTTGCGCGCCTGCTGCAACACTTCC
The sequence above is drawn from the Serratia sp. FDAARGOS_506 genome and encodes:
- a CDS encoding amino acid permease, coding for MSDNISVSPALAAGVRAPAPAKSLSFLEGVAMIVGTNIGAGVLSIAYASSKAGFLPLLFWLVLVGSLTTITMLYVAESTLRTRAHLQLSGLAKRYVGGLGAWLMFASVCVNSVGALTAYMTGSGKLLQSLFGISPALGSLLFFVPAAGVLYLGLKAIGRGEKFISIGMVVMLSALVAATLLKDTTQMRNLLDGDWRYMVPVFNVVVFCFSAQYIVPEMARGFADKPEQLPKAIIVGMVVTFILLAAVPMSVIALSGLDDISDVATISWGQALGQWAFFSANIFALCAMLTSYWGLGGSFLTNIFDKFRLGNDELPLRRFGVLLLVVVPPFALAYSGLVSFVNALYFAGVFSGVILSIMPMLILRGARKYGDQIPRWQCNWITHPLLQVSIVLLYLASAVYAIASLLGYLPSGW
- a CDS encoding NAD-dependent succinate-semialdehyde dehydrogenase, coding for MKLNNPELLRSQCLINGEWCDALSGKREAVINPATGAELASIPLVSEEETQQAIAAAQQAQNEWKQLTAKQRSALLLAWADKVLAAQEDLAQLMTAEQGKSLAEARGEVAYAASFITWFAEEAKRVDGAVLQAPQASQRLVVVKQPIGVCAAITPWNFPAAMITRKVAPALAAGCAIIVKPAEQTPLTALALAKLAQDAGIPAGVLQVVTGEAAQVGKVLCDSPVVRKLSFTGSTEVGRILMAQCAPSIKKLSLELGGNAPVIVFDDANLDAAVAGIMASKFRNSGQTCVCANRIYVQDGIYERLAEKLVAAVEQLKVGDGSQEGTTQGPLIDSDAVAKVQSHIDDALIKGAQIATGGQPHALGGTFFQPTVVTGVTQKMRFAKEETFGPVAPLFRFHDEAEAIAMANDTEFGLAAYLFTQNAARQWRVPEALEYGMVGINTGLISNEVAPFGGVKQSGLGREGSRYGIEEYLELKYLCIDVSC